One region of Scomber scombrus chromosome 10, fScoSco1.1, whole genome shotgun sequence genomic DNA includes:
- the LOC133987857 gene encoding mitochondrial glutamate carrier 1-like: protein MAQQQQISLPAKLINGGFAGMVGVTCVFPIDLAKTRLQNQRSGQQLYKNMMDCLIKTVKSEGYFGMYRGAAVNLTLVTPEKAIKLAANDFFRHQLSKDGGKLTVLKEMLAGCCAGMCQVIVTTPMEMLKIQLQDAGRLAAQQRVMPSVVTALKMGGTSAVISRSYNASPAPKVIRMSATEITRELLRTKGVTGLYRGLGATLMRDIPFSVVYFPLFAHLHQLGQHSSENPTVPFYWSFASGCLAGSIAAVAVSPCDVVKTRLQSLKKGANEETYNGVVDCVRKIMRKEGPGAFLKGASCRALVIAPLFGIAQVVYFVGVGEYLLGYTPHNIYSA, encoded by the exons CCTCCCAGCTAAACTGATTAATGGGGGGTTTGCAGGCATGGTAGGAGTCACCTGTGTGTTCCCAATCGACCTAGCCAAGACCCGCCTGCAGAACCAGCGCAGTGGGCAGCAACTATACAAGAACAT gATGGATTGCCTAATAAAGACAGTTAAGTCTGAAGGCTACTTTGGCATGTATAGAG GTGCTGCAGTAAATCTCACCCTAGTAACCCCTGAGAAGGCCATCAAACTAGCTGCCAATGACTTCTTTCGCCACCAGTTGAGCAAAGATGG tgGTAAGTTGACAGTGCTGAAAGAGATGCTGGCAGGATGCTGCGCTGGAATGTGCCAGGTCATTGTGACTACACCCATGGAGATGCTGAAGATCCAGCTTCAGGATGCTGGCAGGCTAG CGGCCCAGCAGAGGGTGATGCCTAGTGTGGTAACAGCTCTGAAGATGGGGGGGACCAGTGCTGTTATTAGCCGTTCCTACAATGCCAGTCCTGCACCTAAAGTCATCAGAATGTCCGCCACCGAGATCACCAGAGAGCTGCTGAGGACTAAAGGAGTCACAGGACTGTACAGGGGACTTGGGGCTACATTGATGAG GGACATCCCATTCTCGGTCGTGTACTTCCCTCTTTTTGCACATCTACACCAGCTTGGCCAGCATTCATCTGAAAACCCAACTGTGCCCTTCTACTGGTCTTTTGCATCTGGCTGCTTGGCTGGATCCATTGCCGCTGTGGCCGTCAGCCCTTGTGACG TGGTGAAGACAAGGCTACAATCACTCAAAAAAGGAGCTAATGAGGAAACATACAATGGAGTGGTGGATTGTGTCAG AAAGATCATGAGAAAGGAGGGCCCCGGAGCTTTCCTCAAGGGGGCCAGCTGCCGGGCACTCGTCATTGCCCCTCTCTTTGGCATTGCCCAGGTTGTGTACTTTGTAGGAGTTGGAGAGTACCTGCTGGGATACACCCCACACAACATCTACTCTGCATAA